One window of the Herbiconiux sp. L3-i23 genome contains the following:
- a CDS encoding serine/threonine-protein kinase: protein MARRLPSTPPTLPGFSYVRALGSGGFADVFLYEQNMPRRQVAVKVMLSEVVNEQVRQMFQAEANLMAQLSTHPSILTVYQASVSSDGRPYLVMELCSAALSERYRREPIPVPEVLRVAIKIASAVETAHRAGVLHRDIKPSNILTTAYGHPVLSDFGIAATLSESERTESIGLSIPWSAPEVLMDETAGTVASEVWSMAATVYSLLAGRSPFEIPGGENKSADLISRINRAKMQPIGRNDVPARLESILQRAMSKKPEHRPASVLELIRELQSVETELGVPQTPLEVAMDDWALATVADLEDRTRLRGIPAPGQQERRRRRSRAYEGTGDSRPVGTMLRPQSGSPQTGAVAAPAARMTWLAWVLVAASVLVIALGATAAMVLFRAASSEIPTVGAVQASTDDGRVVFSWDDAGQGDDAYRITTSDGATSVQKGTRFAVDAGDGGQVCITVTVVRDGRPGAASAEKCAGT, encoded by the coding sequence ATGGCGCGACGCCTTCCTTCGACCCCGCCCACGCTCCCGGGCTTCAGCTACGTGCGCGCGCTCGGCTCCGGCGGCTTCGCCGACGTGTTCCTTTACGAGCAGAACATGCCGCGGCGCCAGGTTGCCGTGAAGGTCATGCTCTCCGAGGTCGTCAACGAGCAGGTCCGGCAGATGTTCCAGGCCGAGGCCAACCTGATGGCGCAGCTCTCGACGCACCCGTCGATCCTCACCGTCTATCAGGCGAGCGTGTCCTCCGACGGCCGGCCGTACCTCGTGATGGAACTGTGCTCCGCCGCGCTCAGCGAGCGGTACCGGCGCGAACCCATCCCCGTGCCGGAGGTCCTGCGGGTCGCGATCAAGATCGCGAGTGCCGTCGAGACCGCGCACCGCGCCGGGGTGCTGCACCGCGACATCAAGCCCTCGAACATCCTCACCACCGCGTACGGGCACCCTGTGCTCTCGGACTTCGGCATCGCCGCGACGCTCTCCGAGTCGGAGCGCACCGAGTCGATCGGGCTGTCGATCCCGTGGTCGGCGCCCGAGGTCCTGATGGACGAGACGGCGGGTACGGTCGCGAGCGAGGTCTGGTCGATGGCGGCCACCGTCTACAGCCTTCTCGCGGGGCGCTCGCCGTTCGAGATCCCGGGCGGCGAGAACAAGTCCGCCGACCTCATCTCGCGCATCAACCGGGCGAAGATGCAGCCGATCGGCCGGAACGACGTTCCCGCCCGTCTCGAGTCGATCCTGCAGCGCGCGATGTCGAAGAAGCCCGAGCACCGACCGGCGAGCGTGCTCGAGCTCATCCGCGAACTCCAGTCGGTCGAAACCGAACTGGGTGTGCCGCAGACGCCGCTCGAGGTCGCGATGGACGATTGGGCGCTCGCGACGGTCGCCGACCTCGAAGACCGAACGCGCCTTCGCGGCATCCCCGCACCGGGGCAGCAGGAGCGCCGCCGCCGGCGGTCAAGGGCGTACGAGGGGACGGGCGACTCCCGCCCGGTCGGCACCATGCTGCGACCGCAGAGCGGGTCGCCGCAGACCGGTGCCGTCGCGGCACCCGCCGCGCGCATGACCTGGCTCGCCTGGGTGCTCGTCGCCGCATCCGTGCTCGTCATCGCGCTCGGTGCGACCGCCGCGATGGTGCTCTTCCGCGCCGCGTCGTCCGAGATCCCGACCGTCGGCGCGGTCCAGGCGAGCACCGACGACGGACGGGTCGTCTTCAGCTGGGACGACGCCGGGCAGGGCGACGACGCCTACCGCATCACGACAAGCGACGGCGCGACGAGTGTGCAGAAGGGCACCCGCTTCGCCGTCGATGCCGGCGACGGCGGCCAGGTCTGCATCACCGTCACCGTCGTGCGCGACGGCAGGCCGGGCGCCGCGAGCGCCGAGAAGTGCGCGGGAACGTAG
- a CDS encoding Ig-like domain-containing protein yields MRGNVVVQAAPSPLRRILAAISRRKSMLIALVGGIAIASVLIGVAVVSDGYKAQRLDLDDGSVWVVNGSKQVVGRANTQIRALDTVVASTSGTLDVLQQGTEVVVHDRGNSTIELLDPATSTIEDTIPVPPDDTRIFTTGPRVADGVAVVLSQGTGEAWVVPLAQLDAFDAQSEADLVFGAGAVGAMDSDGTFYVYSPEASQVSRVEAADGAVVNQTYPVDGPTADDDTALTVVGGRFALLDLTTRLLYTADGTADLERLIAGSDDIRLQTPVTADEGGRGGTDQVYVASTSGLVSVPFGGQPEIVADASAAGAGSLAAPLVRAGCAYAAWPGGAFWSRCLDTVDADPRGDTAVLPGVSSAAQLGFAVNGRNVLLNDTRSGASWAVQDGNVLIDNWADLLDQEEDTQVVEENDEDTPPEFDKLQQPPVAVDDEFGARPGRTSVLPILLNDYDANGDVLVVTELSGFPQDAGRLTLTGDRQQILVDLDPAASGTLSFRYTITDGRGGSASAAVSLTVRGDDENAAPVQVRTTKATVAASSRATTQVLGDWYDPDGDAFFLSTASVGSPDSVTYKPAGDVVFIDGGAGQGVKDVALAVSDGRADGAGTLAVTVRPFGEVPIIAEPFVVLAYADQEVEVDPLAHVRGGNGAIRLTNVPDKADVRLIPDYEGGTFRLVSSKAGTHYLDYTVSDGVVTTTGTLRVDVEAQPDPGSAPIPVPHTAFIRQGGTQNVDVLATDIDPAGGVLLVTGVESVPATSGVRVELLEQRLLRVTLVGPIEGGSLSFRYTLSNGLAEADGAVSVIEIPEPARLQPPIASPDRVSVRVGDAIDIPVLANDEQPDGEALTLDPALVENLPSGAGLLFTAQNRLRYLAPQETGNYSAVYRVNGPDGQWATAEVTIAVREADPASNNPPVPKTTTARVLAGESVRIPIPLTGIDPDGDSVQLLGQESNPEKGAVVEVGSDWIEFEAGQYSAGTDTFTYRVVDSLGASAVGTVRVGISPRLDGARNPVAIPDEVTVRPGTTIAVQVLSNDSDPDGGELSIVSVEPTSEGATAEIDGTVVRVAAPDERGRYGFVYTIENERGGTSSNFLTVVVDPDAPLARPIAEDTVLGLSDILRRDSIDVNVLAGVFFAEGSARDLDLAVLADYSGSASVTANKRIRVELGDRSQIIPFSVAHPDDPTVISYAFIRVPGFDDALPQLRKGVPRLTVVSGETLTIDLDDYVVAVGDRGVRLTDSGSVRATHGDGSPLVADSNTLEYTSAERYFGPASIAFEVTDGSSANDPNGRRATLVLPITVTPRDNQPPVFQGAALELEPGTERTVDLRRLTTYPYPDDIDELTYSLPGSQPPGFSLSINGTDLVVRADEGTPKGTTTSTVIGVRDSVNDGGAGRLQLSVVASTRPLAAPATDASVVPRGTTTVVDVLANDQATNPFPGRPLTVTAVRGIDAAALPAGVSIVPSSDRSRLSVTVAAGAEPRDVTVQYQVLDATGDPDRAVWGTVTLSVQDRPDVVTGLRATGFADRRITVAFDPGAFNNSPITGYRVTTYTRDGASIATTQCASTTCSVGTPGNGPANAIRIGVVAVNALGNSDEVVSPEPIWSDIVPAAPTGLRARPLDHGLRVFWTKPAETGGSAISYYTVSVAGYTATRNVSRSDPVGTQYSIDVTNSSIGNGGAVEFTVSARNDAYAGLTVWNSASGSGTPAGPPTVVGSPGANIVAEGGSTGTVSVSWGGVFDGNGAGISQYYVARYQGTPPSCSATGVGSDDPQPQVPAASDAFRHVGTATSSDFQVNANEQNSFVVFAYNGQGCSSSGQIAVTTRQTPGTPTAVGVSGPREGATGRFDFRLDSVDYVSGGGNPGVRYEYLLDGVGAGSIGLGSTIAAGYGAEHTVQVRVCESWPGKELCSGWSPNSPVFTPVDTLPQQLASRVEGIEQVWTWTALPTGSYDAVEYSCDGATWIASAGAVPGECRGPLPTPFRVAVTENGQRYEYRS; encoded by the coding sequence GTGCGCGGGAACGTAGTCGTGCAGGCTGCACCGTCCCCCCTCCGCAGGATCCTCGCCGCGATCTCGCGGCGGAAGTCGATGCTCATCGCCCTCGTCGGCGGCATCGCGATCGCGTCGGTCCTGATCGGCGTCGCCGTCGTCTCCGACGGCTACAAGGCGCAACGGCTCGACCTCGACGACGGGTCGGTGTGGGTCGTCAACGGGTCGAAGCAGGTCGTCGGCCGCGCGAACACGCAGATCCGGGCCCTCGACACCGTCGTGGCGAGCACCAGCGGCACCCTCGACGTCCTGCAGCAGGGCACCGAGGTCGTCGTCCACGACCGCGGCAACAGCACCATCGAGTTGCTCGACCCGGCGACCTCGACCATCGAGGACACCATCCCGGTGCCGCCCGACGACACCCGGATCTTCACCACCGGACCGCGGGTCGCCGACGGGGTCGCGGTCGTGCTCTCGCAGGGCACCGGCGAGGCGTGGGTCGTGCCGCTCGCGCAGCTCGACGCCTTCGACGCGCAGTCCGAGGCCGACCTCGTCTTCGGGGCCGGCGCGGTGGGCGCGATGGATTCGGACGGCACCTTCTACGTCTACTCGCCCGAAGCCTCGCAGGTGTCGCGGGTCGAGGCGGCCGATGGGGCGGTGGTCAACCAGACCTACCCGGTCGACGGCCCCACCGCGGACGACGACACCGCCCTCACCGTGGTCGGCGGACGTTTCGCGCTGCTCGACCTCACCACCCGCCTCCTCTACACGGCCGACGGCACCGCGGACCTCGAGAGGCTGATCGCCGGGTCCGACGACATCCGTCTGCAGACCCCGGTCACCGCCGACGAGGGCGGGCGCGGCGGAACCGACCAGGTCTACGTCGCGAGCACCAGCGGCCTCGTGTCGGTGCCGTTCGGCGGGCAGCCCGAGATCGTCGCCGACGCGAGCGCGGCCGGGGCGGGCAGCCTCGCCGCCCCGCTGGTCAGAGCCGGTTGCGCCTACGCAGCCTGGCCGGGCGGCGCGTTCTGGAGCCGATGCCTCGACACCGTCGACGCCGACCCCCGAGGCGACACTGCGGTGCTGCCGGGCGTCTCCTCCGCGGCGCAGCTCGGCTTCGCGGTGAACGGCCGCAACGTCCTGCTGAACGACACCCGATCCGGAGCGAGCTGGGCGGTGCAGGACGGCAACGTCTTGATCGACAACTGGGCGGACCTGCTCGACCAGGAGGAGGACACCCAGGTCGTCGAGGAGAACGACGAGGACACCCCGCCCGAGTTCGACAAGCTGCAGCAGCCGCCGGTCGCCGTCGACGACGAATTCGGCGCACGACCGGGGCGCACCAGCGTGCTCCCCATCCTGCTGAACGACTACGACGCGAACGGCGACGTGCTCGTCGTCACCGAGCTGAGCGGCTTCCCGCAGGACGCGGGCCGCCTCACCCTGACCGGCGACCGCCAGCAGATCCTCGTCGATCTCGACCCTGCGGCGTCGGGCACGCTGTCGTTCCGCTACACGATCACCGACGGACGCGGCGGCAGCGCCTCGGCGGCCGTGAGCCTCACCGTCCGCGGCGACGACGAGAACGCAGCGCCCGTCCAGGTGCGCACCACGAAGGCCACCGTCGCCGCGTCGTCGCGCGCCACGACGCAGGTGCTCGGCGACTGGTACGACCCCGACGGCGACGCGTTCTTCCTCTCCACCGCGTCGGTCGGCTCGCCCGACAGCGTCACCTACAAGCCCGCCGGCGACGTCGTCTTCATCGACGGCGGCGCCGGGCAGGGGGTCAAGGACGTCGCGCTCGCCGTCTCCGACGGACGCGCGGACGGTGCGGGCACCCTCGCGGTCACCGTCCGGCCCTTCGGCGAGGTGCCGATCATCGCTGAGCCCTTCGTGGTGCTCGCCTACGCCGACCAAGAGGTCGAAGTCGATCCGCTCGCGCACGTGCGCGGCGGCAACGGCGCCATCCGCCTCACCAACGTGCCCGACAAGGCCGACGTCCGCCTCATCCCCGACTACGAGGGCGGCACCTTCCGGCTCGTCAGCTCGAAGGCGGGCACCCACTACCTCGACTACACGGTGAGCGACGGCGTCGTCACCACCACCGGAACGCTGCGCGTCGACGTGGAGGCGCAGCCCGACCCGGGCAGCGCCCCGATCCCGGTCCCGCACACGGCGTTCATCCGGCAGGGCGGCACCCAGAACGTCGACGTGCTCGCCACCGACATCGACCCCGCGGGCGGCGTGCTGCTCGTCACCGGCGTCGAGAGCGTGCCCGCGACCTCCGGTGTGCGCGTCGAACTGCTCGAGCAGCGCCTGCTGCGCGTCACCCTCGTCGGACCGATCGAGGGCGGCAGCCTCTCCTTCCGGTACACCTTGAGCAACGGCCTCGCCGAAGCCGACGGCGCGGTCTCCGTGATCGAGATCCCGGAACCCGCCCGCCTGCAGCCGCCCATCGCGTCCCCGGACCGCGTGTCCGTGCGCGTCGGCGACGCCATCGACATCCCGGTGCTCGCGAACGACGAGCAGCCCGACGGGGAGGCGCTCACCCTCGACCCCGCCCTCGTCGAGAACCTGCCGAGCGGGGCGGGCCTGCTGTTCACCGCCCAGAACCGGCTGCGCTACCTGGCCCCGCAGGAGACCGGCAACTACTCCGCCGTCTACCGCGTGAACGGCCCCGACGGGCAGTGGGCGACGGCCGAAGTGACCATCGCCGTGCGCGAAGCCGACCCGGCCTCCAACAACCCGCCGGTGCCGAAGACGACGACAGCGCGCGTGCTCGCCGGCGAGAGCGTCCGCATCCCCATCCCGCTCACCGGGATCGATCCCGACGGCGACTCGGTGCAGCTGCTCGGCCAGGAGTCGAACCCCGAGAAGGGCGCCGTCGTCGAGGTCGGCAGCGACTGGATCGAGTTCGAGGCGGGCCAGTACTCGGCCGGCACCGACACCTTCACGTACCGTGTGGTCGACAGTCTCGGCGCCTCCGCGGTCGGCACCGTGCGCGTCGGCATCAGCCCGCGTCTCGACGGCGCGAGGAACCCGGTCGCCATCCCCGACGAGGTGACGGTGCGGCCGGGCACGACCATCGCCGTGCAGGTGCTCTCCAACGACTCCGACCCCGACGGCGGGGAGTTGTCGATCGTCTCCGTCGAACCGACGAGCGAAGGGGCGACCGCCGAGATCGACGGCACCGTCGTGCGCGTCGCGGCCCCCGACGAGCGCGGGCGCTACGGCTTCGTGTACACGATCGAGAACGAGCGGGGCGGCACCAGCTCGAACTTCCTCACCGTCGTCGTCGACCCCGACGCACCGCTCGCCCGGCCCATCGCCGAGGACACCGTGCTCGGCCTGAGCGACATCCTCCGCCGCGACAGCATCGACGTGAACGTGCTGGCGGGCGTGTTCTTCGCCGAGGGATCGGCGCGCGACCTCGACCTCGCGGTGCTCGCCGACTACAGCGGCAGCGCGAGCGTCACCGCGAACAAGCGGATCCGGGTCGAGCTCGGCGACCGCAGCCAGATCATCCCGTTCTCCGTGGCGCACCCCGACGACCCGACGGTCATCTCGTACGCGTTCATCCGCGTCCCCGGCTTCGACGACGCGCTGCCGCAGCTGCGCAAGGGAGTGCCCCGGCTCACCGTGGTGAGCGGGGAGACGCTCACGATCGACCTCGACGACTACGTCGTCGCCGTCGGCGACCGCGGAGTGCGCCTCACCGACAGCGGGTCCGTCCGCGCGACCCACGGCGACGGGTCGCCGCTCGTCGCCGATTCGAACACCCTCGAGTACACGAGCGCCGAACGCTACTTCGGCCCCGCGTCGATCGCGTTCGAGGTCACCGACGGGTCGTCGGCGAACGACCCCAACGGCCGCAGGGCGACGCTCGTGCTGCCCATCACGGTGACGCCGCGCGACAACCAGCCGCCCGTCTTCCAGGGCGCGGCGCTCGAACTCGAACCGGGCACCGAGCGCACCGTCGACCTGCGGCGCCTGACGACCTACCCGTATCCGGACGACATCGACGAGCTCACCTACTCGCTGCCCGGGTCGCAGCCGCCCGGCTTCTCGCTGTCGATCAACGGCACCGACCTCGTCGTGCGCGCCGACGAGGGCACCCCGAAGGGCACGACGACCTCGACGGTCATCGGCGTCCGCGATTCGGTGAACGACGGCGGGGCGGGGCGCCTCCAGCTGAGCGTCGTCGCCTCCACGAGACCGCTCGCCGCGCCCGCCACCGACGCGTCGGTCGTGCCCCGCGGCACCACCACCGTCGTCGACGTGCTGGCGAACGACCAGGCGACGAACCCGTTCCCGGGCCGGCCGCTCACGGTGACAGCGGTGCGGGGCATCGACGCCGCCGCGCTCCCCGCAGGGGTGAGCATCGTGCCGAGCTCCGACCGGTCGCGCCTGTCGGTGACGGTCGCCGCCGGTGCGGAGCCGCGCGACGTCACCGTGCAGTACCAGGTGCTCGACGCGACCGGCGACCCCGACCGAGCCGTCTGGGGCACCGTCACCCTCTCGGTGCAGGACCGGCCCGACGTGGTCACCGGACTCCGGGCCACGGGCTTCGCCGATCGTCGGATCACCGTCGCATTCGACCCCGGGGCATTCAACAACTCGCCGATCACGGGGTACCGGGTGACCACCTACACCCGCGACGGAGCGAGCATCGCGACGACGCAGTGCGCCTCGACCACCTGCTCGGTCGGCACTCCGGGCAACGGCCCCGCGAACGCCATCCGGATCGGCGTCGTCGCCGTCAACGCGCTCGGCAACTCCGACGAGGTGGTGAGCCCCGAGCCGATCTGGTCCGATATCGTCCCCGCCGCGCCGACGGGGCTGCGTGCCCGACCGCTCGACCACGGCCTCCGGGTGTTCTGGACCAAGCCGGCCGAGACCGGCGGCAGTGCGATCAGCTACTACACCGTCTCCGTCGCCGGGTACACCGCCACGAGGAACGTGAGCCGCTCCGACCCGGTGGGCACCCAGTACTCGATCGACGTCACCAACTCGTCCATCGGCAACGGCGGCGCGGTCGAGTTCACCGTCAGCGCCCGCAACGACGCTTACGCCGGGCTCACCGTCTGGAACAGCGCCAGCGGCTCCGGCACCCCCGCCGGCCCGCCGACGGTGGTCGGCAGTCCCGGCGCGAACATCGTCGCCGAGGGCGGTTCGACCGGCACCGTGTCGGTCAGCTGGGGCGGCGTGTTCGACGGCAACGGCGCCGGCATCAGCCAGTACTACGTCGCGCGCTACCAGGGCACCCCGCCGTCGTGCTCCGCGACAGGGGTCGGCTCCGACGATCCGCAGCCCCAGGTGCCCGCCGCGAGCGACGCGTTCCGACACGTCGGCACCGCGACGAGCTCCGACTTCCAGGTGAACGCGAACGAGCAGAACTCGTTCGTCGTCTTCGCCTACAACGGTCAGGGCTGCAGCTCGAGCGGGCAGATCGCGGTGACCACGAGGCAGACCCCCGGCACCCCGACGGCCGTCGGCGTCTCGGGACCCCGCGAGGGTGCGACCGGACGCTTCGACTTCCGACTCGACTCCGTCGACTACGTCTCCGGTGGCGGCAATCCGGGCGTGCGGTACGAGTACCTGCTCGACGGCGTCGGCGCGGGGTCGATCGGCCTCGGATCGACGATCGCCGCCGGATACGGCGCAGAGCACACCGTGCAGGTGCGCGTGTGCGAGTCCTGGCCCGGCAAGGAGCTCTGCTCCGGCTGGTCGCCGAACTCGCCGGTGTTCACCCCGGTCGACACGCTGCCGCAGCAGCTCGCCTCCCGCGTCGAGGGCATCGAGCAGGTCTGGACCTGGACCGCGCTGCCCACGGGCTCCTACGACGCCGTCGAGTACAGCTGCGACGGAGCCACCTGGATCGCGAGTGCCGGCGCCGTTCCGGGAGAATGCCGAGGTCCGCTGCCCACGCCGTTCCGGGTGGCGGTCACCGAGAACGGGCAACGATACGAGTACCGATCATGA
- a CDS encoding MoxR family ATPase, protein MTMTPEQAAWFTDIFGRVAANIEQVLLGKSHVIRLALTAMLSEGHLLLEDNPGTGKTSLARAMAQSVQGSSNRVQFTPDLLPGDITGVSIYDQRSGEFTFHAGPIFANIVLADEINRASPKTQSALLEVMEEGSVTVDGVRHAVGAPFMVIATQNPVEQAGTYRLPEAQLDRFLMKTSIGYPDHAATVRILEASTVRSHETTVPAIVPAEIVVDMAHLSRTVHVDPSITDYVSRLVEASRSAVEVRLGASVRAAISLLRTAKTLAASNGRHYVIPDDVKALAEPVLAHRLLLDPEAEFDGVTPSNVVAQLLIEVPPPSERQAV, encoded by the coding sequence ATGACGATGACCCCCGAGCAGGCCGCGTGGTTCACCGACATCTTCGGACGGGTCGCCGCGAACATCGAGCAGGTCCTCCTCGGCAAGAGCCACGTCATCCGTCTCGCCCTCACCGCGATGCTGAGCGAAGGCCACCTGCTGCTCGAGGACAACCCGGGCACCGGCAAGACCTCGCTCGCCCGCGCGATGGCGCAGAGCGTGCAGGGCAGCTCCAACCGAGTGCAGTTCACGCCCGACCTGCTGCCCGGCGATATCACCGGGGTGAGCATCTACGACCAGCGCAGCGGCGAGTTCACCTTCCACGCCGGCCCCATCTTCGCGAACATCGTGCTCGCCGATGAGATCAACCGGGCGAGCCCCAAGACCCAGAGCGCACTGCTCGAGGTGATGGAGGAGGGCTCCGTCACGGTCGACGGCGTCCGGCACGCCGTCGGCGCGCCGTTCATGGTGATCGCGACCCAGAACCCCGTCGAGCAGGCGGGCACCTACCGTCTTCCCGAGGCGCAGCTCGACCGCTTCCTCATGAAGACCTCGATCGGCTACCCCGACCACGCGGCGACGGTCCGCATCCTCGAGGCGTCCACCGTGCGCTCGCACGAGACGACGGTGCCCGCGATCGTGCCCGCCGAGATCGTCGTCGACATGGCGCACCTGTCGAGGACCGTGCACGTCGACCCGTCGATCACCGACTACGTCTCCCGACTCGTCGAGGCCTCGCGCTCGGCCGTCGAGGTGCGCCTCGGGGCGAGCGTCCGCGCCGCCATCTCGCTGCTGCGCACCGCGAAGACCCTCGCCGCCTCCAACGGGCGGCACTACGTCATCCCCGACGACGTCAAGGCTCTCGCCGAGCCCGTGCTCGCCCACCGACTGCTGCTCGACCCCGAGGCGGAGTTCGACGGCGTCACCCCGTCGAACGTCGTCGCCCAGCTGCTCATCGAGGTGCCGCCGCCCTCCGAACGGCAGGCCGTGTGA
- a CDS encoding DUF58 domain-containing protein gives MSTTSRHRSGRPGADPQRSRGATATGTGTRTGTRTRVRTQSGGALAGLRNERTKIVGDRTGMLADLQVVLVRAGRSAGNAIGIATRHVTAVVTPLGWSMLAVVAVSFIVGYAASWMELVAVAWAGTVIIAVASLFLIGAGGHDIGLRMPHDRVVVGDRAVGALTVTNPKRRRLLGATIEIPVGDGLLELPLPSIGAGGSHDDVFTVPTTKRGIIEIGPVRTVRADPIGLVRREQVWAARVELYVHPKTVSIPSASTGFVRDLEGHQTRDLTSSDVAFHALRDYQPGDDRRYIHWKSTARQGELMVRQFEETRRSHLMVALSLAEADYEDDEQFELAVSVAGSLGVRAIRDARTVSVVASERTPEFAKRKVFATRNLRTVTPVRLLDDLAGVTKVSSALGITDLARVAAEQVSGISVAFLVLGSTPTVAALRTAAASFPAGVEVVAVVCDAGFAPGLTRVGELTVLTVGFLDDLQKSLARSGAL, from the coding sequence GTGAGCACCACGTCCCGTCACCGCAGCGGCAGGCCGGGCGCCGACCCGCAGCGCAGCCGCGGTGCCACGGCGACCGGCACCGGCACGCGGACGGGCACCCGCACGCGCGTCAGGACGCAGAGCGGGGGGGCTCTCGCCGGCTTGCGCAACGAGCGCACCAAGATCGTCGGCGACCGCACCGGAATGCTCGCCGACCTCCAGGTGGTGCTCGTGCGCGCAGGCCGGTCGGCGGGCAACGCGATCGGAATCGCCACGAGGCACGTCACCGCGGTCGTCACGCCGCTCGGCTGGAGCATGCTCGCCGTCGTCGCCGTGTCGTTCATCGTCGGCTACGCGGCGTCGTGGATGGAGCTCGTCGCCGTCGCATGGGCGGGCACCGTCATCATCGCCGTCGCGTCGCTGTTCCTCATCGGCGCCGGGGGTCACGACATCGGCCTGCGCATGCCGCACGACCGCGTCGTCGTGGGCGACCGCGCCGTCGGGGCGCTCACCGTGACGAACCCGAAACGGCGACGACTGCTGGGCGCGACCATCGAGATCCCCGTCGGCGACGGCCTGCTCGAGCTGCCGCTGCCGTCGATCGGCGCGGGTGGGAGCCACGACGACGTCTTCACCGTGCCGACCACGAAGCGCGGCATCATCGAGATCGGGCCGGTGCGCACCGTGCGCGCCGACCCCATCGGCCTCGTCCGCCGCGAGCAGGTGTGGGCCGCGCGCGTCGAGCTGTACGTGCACCCGAAGACGGTGTCGATCCCGTCCGCGAGCACCGGGTTCGTGCGCGACCTCGAAGGTCACCAGACCCGCGACCTGACCTCGAGCGATGTCGCCTTCCACGCCCTCCGCGACTATCAGCCGGGCGATGACCGGCGCTACATCCACTGGAAGTCGACGGCGCGGCAGGGCGAGCTCATGGTGCGCCAGTTCGAGGAGACCCGGCGAAGCCATCTGATGGTGGCTCTGAGCCTCGCCGAGGCCGACTACGAGGACGACGAGCAGTTCGAGCTCGCCGTGAGCGTCGCCGGATCGCTCGGGGTCAGGGCCATCCGCGACGCGCGCACCGTCTCGGTCGTCGCGAGCGAACGCACCCCGGAGTTCGCCAAGCGCAAGGTCTTCGCCACCCGCAACCTCCGGACCGTGACACCGGTGCGTCTGCTCGACGACCTCGCCGGCGTCACCAAGGTGTCGTCGGCGCTCGGCATCACCGACCTCGCCCGGGTGGCGGCCGAGCAGGTGTCGGGCATCTCCGTCGCCTTCCTCGTGCTCGGCTCCACGCCGACCGTCGCCGCGCTGCGCACGGCCGCCGCGTCGTTCCCGGCCGGCGTCGAAGTCGTCGCCGTCGTCTGCGACGCGGGCTTCGCCCCGGGACTCACCCGCGTCGGGGAACTGACGGTGCTCACCGTCGGCTTCCTCGACGACCTGCAGAAATCACTCGCCCGGTCGGGGGCGCTGTGA